The Terriglobus sp. TAA 43 sequence CTTCTCGCAATCGAAGTACATCATCTACGATCCAACAACCACTCGGTTGGTGAATGGCTCGTATGTGCGTACGCCCTTTGCGGGTAACAAGATTCCGACAGCGCAGTTGAACTCCATGGGACAGCAGCTCGCCGCTCTGTATCCGTTGCCCAATGCCACCAGCGCAACGGATCCATACACCCACTACTACACGTCGTTTATTCCCAGTAAGACGGACGTTAAGAACGGTATTGGACGTGTGGACTACACCATCAGCAGCAAGGACAGCATCTTTGCACGCTACGGCGAAACGCTGAGCAATACATACACAGGTGTAGGTCTTCCCGGTGCGCAGGATCCTGGCAACAGTCGTGTGGACTCCAAAGGCCTTGGCGCTGGATATACACGCATCATCACGCAATCCTTGCTGAACGAACTACGATTCTCGTGGACCTCACTTGCAGATGATGGATTGGGCACGGTGGCACGCAAGGAATTCATCCCTGGTCTGCTGGATCCAAACCTTACGGAAGGCTGGCCCACGTTCGCTGTCACCAGCCTTGGCACCATTGGCTCTCAGGCAGTTGGAAACTCGCCACTGCACAAGACCTCAGGCGTATGGGACTGGGCAGATAACGTCTCCTGGTCGCACGGTAAGCACCTGACCAAGTTCGGTGGCGAAATGATGTGGATTCGTCCGAACACACAGGCTGCATCCAACGGGCGCGGCGGCCTTGGCTTCACGGGTGCATTTACCCAATCTCCAACAGCACGTTCCACGAGCGGCTACGGTGTGGCCGATCTGCTGCTGGGCTATGCCAACAGCGTCAACACAGGCACCATTCTGAAAAGCGAAGAGCGTGGCTGGTATTACGGCGGTTATGCCAATGACCAATGGACCATTTCACCTAACCTGACCATCAACTACGGCGCTCGTTATGAAATCTTCATGCCGTTCTACGATGTGAACAACGGCGAAGCGAACTTCATCACCGATCCGGATAGCCCGCTCTATCTGCAGTACATCAAGGCAGGCATCGATAAGCGTCTTCCCCGCGCGCTGGTTTATGCGGATAAGAACAATATTGCACCACGTGTCGGCTTTGCCTATCGGGTTCCCAATGTAAAAGACATGACGCTGCGTGGTTCGTTCGGCATGTTCTATTCACAGGATCAGGGTCTTGGTATCACCAGCCGCTTGTCCACCAATCCGCCTTACAACAACTACGGCGCCATCTCGCAGACCAGCGATCAGCTCAATACCAGCACGTCGTTCCAGCTGTCGCCAACGCAGTCTATTCCGCGCTCTCCGGCAGTTGATCCGGCAACCTTCACTCTTGATCCTGCCTATACCGGCACCATCACCAGCTGGGTAGAACACATGCAGTACGGCTATGTGTCGCAGTGGAGTTTGTCTGCTCAGAAGCAGCTTCCATGGGGCTTACTTGCGGAAGTGAATTACGTGGGCAACCATGGCGTTCACCTGTTGGGTCGCTCGAACCTGAATCAGCCCAAGGTGCTGAACAGCACGTCCGTCGCGTCGCGTCGTCCGTTCCTTGGCTACACTGCGGCCGCAACGCTCAACCAAATTGGCGATTGGAACGCCTCGCAGTATGAAGGTCTCTCCACCAAGGTGGAGAAGCGTTTCGCACAGGGTGTCCAGTTCCGTAACTCCATTACCTATGGTCGTACCTTCAGCTTGCTAAGCCAGGCATTGGACGTCAACGACAATTCAACCGCAGGCGACACGCTACAGGATGCGTACAACCACGCAATCAACTGGGGTCCAGCGGATTTCGACATCCCATTCCGCGAAGTGTTGACAGGCATGTTTGCCGCTCCTAGTGGCAGCCACGCCATCTTCAACAGCCGCATCGCATCGGCTGTCCTTGGTGGATGGGCTGCGTCTCCCGTGTGGGTGTGGCAGTCTGGTCAGCCGCTCACGCCAACGACCAGCTCTGACAACGCCAACTCCGGCGCCACGAACCGTCCGAACCAACTATGCTCCGCCGTTCATACGGCGCCCAACACCCGGCAGCAGTGGTTCAATACAA is a genomic window containing:
- a CDS encoding TonB-dependent receptor; this translates as MTYRLRHLLAYAPLPALFLSATMLHAQNSTGAISITVFDAGGAAVPNAQVVVTGTDTGVQLRTLTTNDHGIAEVPLVPPGNYNVSITASGFKTYQQQAVNVQVGATVTLRPALELGSASDAVTVTAQAPLIEDKSQTVQQVIENKELTDIPLNGRNYIQAANFIPGVVPQNSGRDNSFVAYGNDGLQNSFLLDGARNVNYIRGLDNGQRDMVRPPLDALQEFTVQTSNYSAEFGAGAGAILNAITKSGSNKWHGSAYDFIRNKVLDARPYNFTTTPVNKQQLVQNQYGGSFGGHIIRDKVFFFGAYEGRHTKSSSQNNGAVPTALERSGDFSQSKYIIYDPTTTRLVNGSYVRTPFAGNKIPTAQLNSMGQQLAALYPLPNATSATDPYTHYYTSFIPSKTDVKNGIGRVDYTISSKDSIFARYGETLSNTYTGVGLPGAQDPGNSRVDSKGLGAGYTRIITQSLLNELRFSWTSLADDGLGTVARKEFIPGLLDPNLTEGWPTFAVTSLGTIGSQAVGNSPLHKTSGVWDWADNVSWSHGKHLTKFGGEMMWIRPNTQAASNGRGGLGFTGAFTQSPTARSTSGYGVADLLLGYANSVNTGTILKSEERGWYYGGYANDQWTISPNLTINYGARYEIFMPFYDVNNGEANFITDPDSPLYLQYIKAGIDKRLPRALVYADKNNIAPRVGFAYRVPNVKDMTLRGSFGMFYSQDQGLGITSRLSTNPPYNNYGAISQTSDQLNTSTSFQLSPTQSIPRSPAVDPATFTLDPAYTGTITSWVEHMQYGYVSQWSLSAQKQLPWGLLAEVNYVGNHGVHLLGRSNLNQPKVLNSTSVASRRPFLGYTAAATLNQIGDWNASQYEGLSTKVEKRFAQGVQFRNSITYGRTFSLLSQALDVNDNSTAGDTLQDAYNHAINWGPADFDIPFREVLTGMFAAPSGSHAIFNSRIASAVLGGWAASPVWVWQSGQPLTPTTSSDNANSGATNRPNQLCSAVHTAPNTRQQWFNTSCFGTNALYTYGNAGKGSIRSPGQNRVDLSLQRNFGIPKWEGANLNFRIEGFNVLNHRMWGSPNTTLGNTLFGQITSAQAMRTVQIAGRITF